tttcttcctggagctctaggaaaacagagttaataagacacatgcatctctaaatatactaccaagtacataaagactaacaatattttccacatctcaaggacgattttaaccagttgattctgggaaactttcacgggagagtgcatcagccactttgttagaagctcctgagatgtgttggatgtcgaaatcaaaatcttggagagctaaactccaccgaagaagttttctgttagtttctttgacgctgtgaagccactttagtgcagcatggtcggtttgcaggtggaaacgccgtccccaaacatatgggcgtagcttttccagagcgtagacaatggcataacattctttttcagtgactgaccagttgctttccctctcagacagttttttgctgagaaacactacagggtggaattcttgatcaggtcctttctgcattaaaactgctcccataccacgctcggatgcatctgtggttactaggaacggtttgtcaaagtctggggcccttagtacagggtcagacatgagtgtcgctttaagcttgttaaaggccttctgacaccttccggtccactgaacagcatttggctgtttctttttggttaggtctgtcagtggggcagcgatttggctgtagtgcggtacaaatcgtctgtaataaccggccaagcctaagaaggattgaacctgtttctttgactttgggacaggccacttttggatagcatccactttggcctgtagggggctgatagttccttgacccacctggtgtccaaggtaagtcactctgtttaggcctatttgacatttcttagccttaacagttagtcctgcctcccttatgcgctcaaggactttttgtagatgttccaggtggtctgcccaggaatccgaaaatatggccacatcgtcaaggtaggcgactgcatattctcctaatcccgctaggagaccatctacaagtctttggaaagtggcgggtgcatttcgcagcccgaaagggagtacattaaattcatacagcccgagatgtgtgatgaaggctgacctttccttggcagattcatctagcggtacctgccagtaccccttggttaagtccaaggtagagatgaactgggcccttcccagtttctctaatagttcatctgtgcgtggcatgggatagttgtctgggcgagttacagcatttagcttacggtagtccacgcaaaaacgtatttccccatctggtttgggaactagaaccactggagatgcccatgcactttcagaggggcggattacacccatctgtaacatatcctggatctcccgttctatagcagttttagcttgaggagacacccggtaagggtggaccctaattgggtgagcattacctgtgtcaatggagtggtatgcccattcagtcagtcctggggtggctgagaacgttggcgcgtagctagtgcacagctcctggatctgctgtcgctgcatacgcccaagggtcatggagaggttcacctcttccacaccaccagcacatttcccttcgtagtaaacaccttcaggccactcagcgtcctctcctccctgggctgtaaactgacaaacctttaattctctggaataaaagggctttagagaattaatatggtacaccttaggctttcggttggaggtggggaatgctatgagataattaacagctcccaggcgctcctggaccacgaatggcccttcccacgatgcttccattttatgggcctggagcgcctttaagaccatgacctggtctcctactttgaaggaacgctctctggcatgtttatcataccaggctttttgttctttttgagcatcctgtaagttttctctagcaagggctaaagaggttcggagggtgttttgtaggttggttacaaagtccagaatgttagttcctggagaaggtgtaaatccctcccattgctgcttcaccaactgcaatggccccttaacctcacggccatatacaagttcaaatggggaaaaccctaaactgggatgtggtacagctctgtaggcaaagagcaactgctgcaatactaggtcccaatcattggagtgctcatttacgaatttacgtatcatggcccccaaagttccattaaacttctccaccatgccatttgtttgatgatggtaaggagtggcaaccaagtgatttaccccatgagcttcccaaaggtttttcatagttcctgccaggaaattagtccctgcatctgtgaggatgtcggagggccaacctaccctggcaaaaatgtctgctagtgcctggcacacacttttagccctggtgttgcttagagctactgcttccggccatcgggtggcaaaatccatgaaagtcagtatgtactgctttcctctgggtgtctttttcggaaaaggacccagaatatccacagctactcgctgaaatggaacttcaatgatggggagtggctggagaggagctttgacctggtcttggggttttcccactctttggcacacctcacaagactggacataggtagaaacatccttgcccattccctcccagtggaatgacccccccaaacggtctttggtcctgttcaccccagcatggccactagggtgatcatgggctaagctcaagagcttggcccggtatttagttggaactaccaactgtctctgaggatgccagtcttcctggtgtcccccagaaagagtttccttgtataaaagtcctctttctacaacaaacctggatcgattagaagagctgagaggcggtgggttgctccgtgccgccgtccaagctctctggaggctttcatctgcttcctgttcggtctggaactgttcccttgatcctggagacatcagttcctcatgggattgtggacctaggcttggtccctctggaagcgatataggggatggagctgtttctgttgactgtgaaccgctctccgctggtgcactatgttgggattcaggctccggctgagcctcttgtgtagggttatcggctgttgccagttcaggttcggtggggccctctggtgttgaggttgcaagtactggattcagtgctgacacggggtctggtgttggttgttcggctggttccggttctgggactggttccgtctgggtctctgggactggatccactactgctgttgcagacattggcctggggtccaggtccatcacctctgactgggtcctgatagaagtttccggaacagagctaggcctcacggcttgtttagcctggttgcgggtgaccattcccaccctcttggcctgcttcacatgattggccaagtcttcccccaacagcatggggatgggataatcatcatagactgcaaaagtccacattcctgaccagcccttgtactggacaggcaacttggctgtaggcaaattgaaagagttggacttgaagggttgaatcgtcacttggatctctgggttgattaaattggggtccactaaggaagcatggatagctgacacttgtgctccggtgtccctccacgcggtgaccttcttcccgcccacactcacagtttccctccgctccaagggtatctgggaggtatctgggcctgtggacctctggtgtgattccggtgcaatgaactgtaatctgttggggttcttggggcagttggcctttacatgccccagctcgttacacttaaaacatcgtccagctgacgggtcactgggacgaggagggttgctggagaacggggtggtgggacgataaggggtctggagggttctttgggaggtaggtggggctttgggcggcccccggtaatagggtgtggtctggggtggtcccttctggtctccgctccaactgcgaccagttttcttcttctctgccacctccacccatctggctccaatctctcctgcctcgattacagttttgggtttcccatctaggatgtatctttctatttcctcaggaacaccctctaagaattgttccatttgcattaggaagggcaaatttactggagattcaacacttgctcctgatatccaggcatcccaatgtttcacaatgtggtaggcatgtcgggtaaatgacatgtctggtttccaccttagggctcggaacctccgacgagactgctcgggtgttatccccattctgactctcgccttggatttaaacagttcatacttgttcatgtgttctctaggcatttcagctgccacctcagctaagggtccactgagctgcggcctcagctctaccatgtattggtcagtagagatgttgtacccaaggcaggccctttcgaagttttctaagaaggcctcggtatcatcacctgccttgtaggtggggaactttctgggatgggaagtggtacctggagaaggattgttagggtttgttggtatgttctgctgggcctttattctctccatctcctccacatgcttcctcgcctccatttccctcttgtgggcagcctcctgtacctccttctccagccgcatgagttctatctgtctttcatgttccctttgtttttcctcagcctgaaatttggctaattccagctgtagtcgagccgaggatttggccattctaacctctctgtttttaactaactttacacctgaggtttagaaataaacaaacaaaacttggctgtaaaattttgctgtgctggaatagaatacctattctctgatagtgattgtcagcctacagaaaaagacaattcccttgtctctgctctgggcccaaattaaagcaaaaaacctccaactacttggaaacctgcttacccagcccaacgaagaaaaaaaaaaatttcttttcaaacctgtgctccttgtaaaacaaaaaaaaaaatcaaaatcctaaaaaaaaccctgccacttttgtctccaggcaaatgggtagagtacacaccccctatttacttttaggaagaaaagaaaaaaaaaaaaaaaaacctctgggttggaagactgtgaatttccctgcaggagttaagtaccctgcctccaggcaaatgaaacctgcaattcacaagataatccccttttgtctctgcttggccacaaagcagagagaaaccaagctgctttcagtttcaaagctgccttctggacttcctacaaattcctttttaaaatctgtatttctagttcaaaaaatctcaactggatctcaaaatgatttcaggttaatcccaccgctgcgccaccatgtcacggttcctcccccactctgaactctagggtacagatgtggggacctgcatgaaaaacctcctaagcttatctttaccagcttaggtcaaaacttccccaaggtaacaaatattacccccgttatccttggaatggccgctaccaccaccaaactaatactggttactggggaagagctgtttggacgcg
The Lepidochelys kempii isolate rLepKem1 chromosome 10, rLepKem1.hap2, whole genome shotgun sequence DNA segment above includes these coding regions:
- the LOC140917985 gene encoding uncharacterized protein — its product is MAKSSARLQLELAKFQAEEKQREHERQIELMRLEKEVQEAAHKREMEARKHVEEMERIKAQQNIPTNPNNPSPGTTSHPRKFPTYKAGDDTEAFLENFERACLGYNISTDQYMVELRPQLSGPLAEVAAEMPREHMNKYELFKSKARVRMGITPEQSRRRFRALRWKPDMSFTRHAYHIVKHWDAWISGASVESPVNLPFLMQMEQFLEGVPEEIERYILDGKPKTVIEAGEIGARWVEVAEKKKTGRSWSGDQKGPPQTTPYYRGPPKAPPTSQRTLQTPYRPTTPFSSNPPRPSDPSAGRCFKCNELGHVKANCPKNPNRLQFIAPESHQRSTGPDTSQIPLERRETVSVGGKKVTAWRDTGAQVSAIHASLVDPNLINPEIQVTIQPFKSNSFNLPTAKLPVQYKGWSGMWTFAVYDDYPIPMLLGEDLANHVKQAKRVGMVTRNQAKQAVRPSSVPETSIRTQSEVMDLDPRPMSATAVVDPVPETQTEPVPEPEPAEQPTPDPVSALNPVLATSTPEGPTEPELATADNPTQEAQPEPESQHSAPAESGSQSTETAPSPISLPEGPSLGPQSHEELMSPGSREQFQTEQEADESLQRAWTAARSNPPPLSSSNRSRFVVERGLLYKETLSGGHQEDWHPQRQLVVPTKYRAKLLSLAHDHPSGHAGVNRTKDRLGGSFHWEGMGKDVSTYVQSCEVCQRVGKPQDQVKAPLQPLPIIEVPFQRVAVDILGPFPKKTPRGKQYILTFMDFATRWPEAVALSNTRAKSVCQALADIFARVPPTFS